TTTTCTATCCTGGAAGTTATTTGGTTTTGTGACTTCAAAGTAGTGTAATCCTCTGCAATAAAGCCAGACTCGGCAGATCTATAAACAGCTGATGAGGAATTATTACAAGGCTTTAGTGGAAAACAAAACTGCAGAGAGGCCTCAGGGGTAGCTGAATTCCCCTCGTTTAGATGAGAAACCATAAGAGTCGAACTGCCAGGAAAGCATAATGCTCTACGGATGGTGGGCTTAATAGGCAGCCTGCGAGGTCTGCCTTTTTTATCCACTTCTGCTATTGATGCAAAACCCTGCATTCGTTTTCATTATATTACAAAAGTTCAAACTTAAATCACATTGTGACTTCTGCAAGACATGGACAAAAACACTGTTGTTTTGGATTAACTAGCTATTGGAAAACTCCATCTTGCATAATCCTACTGTTGAGGAAAAACAGAAGGCCTGTTCTcactatataaattttatacatTGCGGAAAGACATCTGGAATAGTAACTCAAATCAATAAGAACATATCATGCTCCAATCCGAAGACATTCTCAATTGAGCATTACCTGTTTAACCCAGAAACCTTCAGATCCCTTATCACCCCAGCAGTATATTGTATGAACACCAACATTCTGAAGTCTCTTCCTCAATTCCATGTACAAGAAGTGACCAAAACCCTGAGTAATTGAAGTAGCAGTAAAGTTCAGAGCAAAATTTCCTGAACAGACTCATATCATCAATCATTGGTTCAGAAGAGTAGCAATGTGTTTCAGCAGTAAATAAGCAGACAATAAACCTTGTGTTGATAGACTGCACTAACAGCAGCAAGAGGAACCTCAGCATACTGCATGTCAGCAGGGATAATCTGATACGTAATTGCAGCTATGACCTGCATTAGTAACATAAAAAAGTTGAGTTACAAGGCCATTGTAAAAAAATGCTAGCTAAATTTCTTCGTTGATGCAATTCATTGTTCACAGTATGCAAATGCAAATTCTTGCACTTTCATGAAGTGCTTGGATGTTAAAGAAATCACACAATTGAGACAAAAGTCAAAATAGGCAGGAAAGCAGGAAAACTAAGTTAGGACCACCTATATTCTCTAATAACAATGCACCCTAGTTGATGGATCAagattttatcccttttttctttacacaaaacccataaaaatcatgggactattttttttcaatccatttCCAAGACACCTTTGAGGGGCTCGGGTACTGGGCTCGGGTAGAGTACCCGAGCCCAGATAGTGGGATAGGCATGCATGAGCCCAGGTGTTGGGCATCCGCCCAACCCCCTCCTTGTGAACTCAAGCGCACCACCCGAGCCCAGCCCTAAAAGGTAGATATTGACCTCCTTTTAAGCCCAAAGACATGACCTCggtccttttttcttctttcctcttTCATGTTTATGTAAGGAACATCTATCCCTTATTAACGCTTGTATAAGAGATATTCATTTCCATTAATGCTCATTAATACTTATGTAAGGAATAATTATCCATCATTGAAGCTCATTAATGCTTGTGTAAGGGATATTTATCCCTTATAAATGTTATTATGGTGAAATCACTCTTCAGTCCCTCCACCGAAGAAAAAGACAAGGATCAATGGCTATAAATACCCCTTGAACTACCAGATAAGAGATTCAAGTTTTTCTACAATAAAAGCATataatttcaacacaaaaacaacctaaatttcataattttgaaGCTCTTTAAGCACATTTATCACCCtttttctctataattttaCTGGCTTTACCATCAGAGAGTCCTCAAACACCCTAAAAGAGGATTTTTTGCGGGCACTCAAAaacattcatcaagaaagtTTTCCTTGACATTAGAGGAGAGAGCTACTTAAAGAGATACTTAACCAATCCATATTCCAACCACGAAAAAACCTTGTTCCATAAATATATCTGATGTTTATACTTCATCACTAGTCAAGataacaaattgtttttttaagctaaCATGTAGATTAGAGTTTACCACCTAAAGCACGTGTATAAGATGCAACACCTCAACATGGAAACCATTTGCAATGCATGAGAAGATTTCAGGGTATGCTGTTTTTTTGATTCTTTGCTTAGAGGGACAAAGCAGGATTACCTCACCAGGACCTTCTGTTGACTTGGATTTCAAAAGCAGTGTACAGTATTTCCTGCAAGATTAGTGTTAGTACATAAAGCATTTCAGAACAACGAAGGGCGTACAACTAAAATAGACAAGAGAAAAAGCAATCAATACCCCTTGGAGATACATTTTTCAAGAAACATTGATTGTTTTCCAGTATTAGCAGCATAATTCATTGCAGGTAGTTCTCTTGtataaatctttaaaacttcctaaaaaaatcaattaataaacaaGAACccatcatataaatatattcacCAAACAGCCAAACACAAACACACGAATgcatcaaaaataaatcatacccAGTATGCAATAACATACCTCAAGATAACATTTGCTATTACTATCTTTATCCTTTGAATTCACGACGAAAAAAGCATAATCATCCTCGAATTTCACtaatgcacaaaaaaaaattcatcaacaaCCCAAAGAAAGCCACAAAATTTTTAGTCCTAATTAATCTCTCATCTAAATTGAACAAAAGATTTACCTCTTTTTTCGATATTTGATagcaaaaaatcattattaagcTCATCCTTCACTGTTTCAAAGTTATTATTGACTCAATTTAAACACATAATAATAAACCTTATAATAATTAGACtaagaaattcaaataaaaaaatacctgaaATTTTAACGTTTGCATTTCGATTGATTGAGATGTGCAGACTGTTTGGTTCTGAATCGTTAATAACAAATTTGTTTGCTTCCACAGCAACTTCACAATTACctgtaaaacacaaaaacaaaagaatgttGGAAAAATCAAGGCTAGAAATCGTTAATTTGAAGATTTGATTGATGGAAAATTAAGGTTTTGTGAATTGTTTCATCTTTTACCGATTTGGATTGTAGAAGATCTTTTTGGCgccatgatttattttggaagTGAAAAGAGGGAAGGGAGGGTATTTAAAGAGGCGGGAAGAGGGTGCTTTCgtaattttgtttaaaagcGAATggccttttttgttcttttggtgtgttttattttcttggttaaTTTAGTTTGACATTACATTGCATATGCTTTTTAGAAATGTCTCTGgcttaaaaatgatttttatatttttgttttatttttaacataatatattaaaatcattaaaaagtattaaaaaattaatttgatattttttcaaataaaatacatttttaaaacatacttaaaaacaaattcaaatacaaaaatacatagTGTCTTAGACTTTATTTTTACCCAAGCTACTATTATCAATCATCATTGAAGATTTTTACCCCTATTGTTACTTtacaattgcaaaaaaaaaaaactaaaagaataagaatccataatgttttttcatcattgaatattttctcttttaaatgattttttttttttgaatcttttttggattatttaaaGGTATAAgcgaattttttaaaaaaatttaaagtgtttttttagatatttaaagaaccaaaataattaaaaatatatatttttagatgtaaAATACTTTTGCTTTGACTTTCCAATGACCTTTTATCAGTAGAACCTGGACATAATATACAACATGCCATCCGTCTCAGTAAATGGTGCATcgcctattattttttttcattcaagaaAGGTTAGGGTGACACcccttaaaatatataaaaaaatttaatgaaagcATGGGTGCATGGACCTACGCTAACAGATCCAttgacctttattttttttattaaagaacaGGCATGCTAGGCAACACTGGTCCGtttgcttatgttttttttttgtggttttttttttaattttatcttttaaaatctaatttattttttattgattttcataattttttatggtttttcatTGAGTTATTGCAATCTCAATTAAATAACCTGTCATTTTGTTAATAGTTGattatgtgaatttttttttttattgttttttttttatttttcatataaatcgATAGTGTTGCATTTGTTTTCAGTGaatgaaataattatatattagagATATAAAGGCACTTATATACAAATTATTGAGGTTTTTTGTCGATCTGCGATTGAAGAGTACTATAAGAGTTTAAAATACCCAAATATTTtggagttatatatatatatatatatatatatatatatatatatatataacctcacCAATACTTGTAGTTTGGAACTAAAATACCCAGCGATTCCTTTTCGTACTGGAACTAGAATTCTACTTGTAAACGGATTTGCTGCAAGCTTTCCCTGTATATATACATGGCTAATTGAACAAAACTTAAAGAAAATTAACCAGCATATCTGGACCCCTATCAATGGCTGACCCAAGAAATACTTTCATGCAAGAAGATGGCAAGACTCCAGAGTTATGTCGTTCGATGCCTAATGGCAGCAGTAATCCCTGTAGCCCTAACTCGGTCTACTTTTCTTACCTTCCAAATTATCACAGAAAGTTCTCGTCTAATTGTCTCTCTGATCAATCACCCCATGACCTCCCCAGCAAATACACCGATTCTGACCTTTACAAACTCATAACCGAAAAGATCGAAAACGATAGGCTCTACGTTCAATCTCAAATCACATACCTTGAAACCTTGCTCTCTAacgaaaacaaaagcaaaaacccTGATGGTACGGAAACTCTCATGGAGCGGACTGATGTCGTTGAAAACGATATGGGATACTTGGAAGCTGAGTACAGAAGTGCGCATAAGGAATTCAAGCCCGACCTCAAGAGATTGAAGCTGCTCAAGAATGTTAAGGATTTCATCGAATATCTTAAAGAGTCCAAGAGGGTATTTCACTCCAAGAAAAAAGTCCTCAAATCTCAGCTTTTGGGATTGAAAAGGCCCAGTGCTGAAGAAAAGTCTCGTGTGGGGAATTCGTTATCAGGAGTTTGGAGGTTCATTGCTTGTAATCATTAACCCTAATGATATCGTTATTGTGGAAAGACTGTGTGCGCTAATTATATGCAAACTTGATCGCATGTATTAATGATCATGTCCTGCAGTAGTAGATTAGTTTTGAAAAAGGTAGAAgatagtaatttttttcattcttaaattatttctccttttctttctactctatttcttcttctctcttctcgtCTCTAATTTGCCTAGGTTAATTTCCTACATCCAAGTTGACAAAGCTTGAAGCAAACCTTATTCGATTGGGATTTTTAATGATAGATAAATGAGCAGTGCTGTGGTTAAAGAAGAAGGATAAACACCTACAAaacaattttccttttttgtttagaGGACCCTTCAATGGATGCACTGTACGTGATTTAAGTttatgaagaagatgaagatgtcAATGTCAGAATGTTCTGAAGATACTAGTTTAGAGGACCCATCACATATTCAAGTGTTGTCTGTATTTGATGTTATTAGAGTTTAGAAGATACTAGCTAGTTCCTGTTTCTAAAACAGGTTTAAGTAGAAAATGAACTGAAACAAGAACTTGAACTTATACATGCTCATAAGAGAATTACAGGCTTCCACAACTGTATCAGACTTAAACAGCTGCGCGAATTCACGCCTGCTGCAAATGAAGAACATCAGCTAAGGGCATCCTCTTCAAGCGAGGAACAGTCAGAAGTTGTCTGTCCAAAGTATAACAACaagaaataagaaacaaaaccaTGATTTAACAAACAACAGAGGATAGTAGAGCTCCTCCTTTGTAGTGCATTTGAGTATTTATATATGGACAAATACACATTACTAATAGtaatttggttgtttttttctattatattttttttatcttatttataacacagccattttatttttctataaataaccatccaacttttaaaaatcatcttctaaataattactttttaattaatacactcgattattatagaaaaataataaaaatagagctCCCATGCTGGATTTGCCAATATAAACCGCCCCTTCATAGGTGatgtaaaagaaaacattgtttgCTGTACTTACATCTTCTTTACCACGTTGCTTACAGCTTCATGATCCAATTCATTAAACAGTTCAAATGAAAATCCCAGAGTTAAAttgcatataaattaattctttttcctGAGGAAGATAATaagaatattgcaaataacgaAACATGAGGACATTGCTGGTGAAATCGAACAAGTTTGCTCAAATCTTACCCGAACACAGGATAAATATTCCATTCATGCAAATGTGCAGATACATACTAACTTTGAATAGCCATGCATCCGATGCTTATGAATAAAATCAGTAGCATTTTCAGCCCCAATAAGAAATTTGACAGAATCTGAAAAAAAGCAtttaatcaaagtaaaaatttCAACTCTGTAACTTTGAATTTCATTTACTTCACTAAAACATGTCAGTTAACATACCGAGCTTAATCTCCACTCAACTGTGTCGTGCCAAAGTCGATTGAATTTTCATTGGTTAAGATCTGAGGGAGATAAACAGCTCAGGAACCCAAGGCAAATATGAACCCACCACCctcagaaggaaaaaaaaaaagggttacaaTTAACAGCCAGTATATGCAGACAGAAACAACTTAATATCGTAGAGAAGAAAATTGTAAAAAGCCCATACAAGAACAACACGTAGAACAAGCATACATTAAGATAACGTGGTGCCTGCTATGCTAACATGTCATTTCGGCGCATGCATATTATTCAAGTTATTTAAAAGTTAATGTATCATTAATTAGttacaaggaaaaagaaattaaattatttaagtttatcaaactaaattatgtcaataaatttaaaatattatgtaagaaTATAAATCCTTTTGTGAGTTggactaattttatatatataacctcaaaAATACTTCTAGTTTGGGATTTGATCGTTTTCTAAGGGAACTAAAATACCTAGCTAATATCCTCTTCGTAgtgaaattagaattttatttgcAAACGGATTTGCTGCAAGCtttccctatatatatatatacatggctGATTGAACGAAACTTAGAGAAAATTAACCAGCATATCCCGACCACTATCAATGGCGGACCCCAGAAATACTTCCATGCAAGAAGGCAAGACTCAAGAGTTACGCTGCTCGATGCCTAATAGCAGCAGTAATCTTTGCAATCCTAACTCGGTCTGCGTTTCTTACCTTCCAAATTATCACAGAAAGTTATCCTCTAATTATCTTTCTGATCAATCACCCCATCATGACCTCGCCGGCAGCAAATACACCGATTCTGACCTTTACAAACTCGTAACCGAAAAGATCGAAAACGATAGGGTCTACGTTCAATCTCAAATCACATACCTTGAAACCTTGCTCTCTAacgaaaacaaaagcaaaaacctTGATGGTATGGAAATTCTCATGGAGCGGATTGATGCAGTCGAAAACGATATGGGATGCTTGGAAGCTGAGTACAGAATGGCGCATAAGGAATTCAAGCCCGACCTCAAGAGATTGAAGCTGCTCAAGAATGTTAAGGATTTCATCGAATATCTTAAAGAGTCCAAGATGGTATTTCACTCCAAGAAAAAAGTCCTCAAATCTCAGCTTCAATCACCCCATCGTGACCTCGCCGGAAGCAAATACACCGATTCTGACCTTTACAAACTCGTAACCGAAAAGATCGAAAACGATAGGGTCTACGTTCAATCTCAAATCACATACCTTGAAACCTTGCTCTCTAacgaaaacaaaagcaaaaacctTGATGGTATGGAAATTCTCATGGAGCGGATTGATGCAGTCGAAAACGATATGGGATACTTGGAAGCTGAGTACAGAATGGCGCATAAGGAATTCAAGCCTGACCTCAAGAGATTGAAGCTGTTCAAGAATGTTAAGGATTTCATCGAATATCTTACAGATTCCAAGATGGTATTTCACTCCAAGAAAAAAGTCTTCAAATCTCAGCTTCAACCACCCCATCATGACCTCGCCGACAGCAAATACACCGATTCTGACCTTTACAAAATCGTAACCGAAAAGATCGAAAACGATAGGGTCTACGTTCAATCTCAAATCACATACCTTGAAACCTTGCTCTCTAACGAATACAAAAGCAAAAACCTTGATGGTATGGAAAATCTCATGGAGCGGATTTATGCATTCGAAAACGATATGGGATGCTTGGAAGCTGAGTACAGAATGGCGCATAAGGAATTCAAGCCCGACCTCAAGAGATTGAAGCTGCTCAAGAATGTTAAGGATTTCATCGAATATCTTAAAGAGTCCAAGAGGGTATTTCACTCCAAGAAAAAGTCCTCAAATCTCAGCTTTTGTTGAAAAGGCCCAGTGCTGAAGACAAGTCTCGTTTGGGGAATTTGTTATCAGGAGTTTGGAGGTTTATTGCTTGTAATCATTAATCTTCATGATGTCGTTAATGTGGCGAGACTAGGCTGTGCGCTAATTATATGTATACTCGATCGGTCGCATATATTTCATGGATCATGCCTTGCAGCTGCGTATATTAGCAGATTAGATTTCTTTTAGTATGGCTACAGGCAAAAGATAAtaatcaaagtgtttttttcgttcttaaattaattctcttcttctttctactCTCTTCTCGTCCCCGATTTGCCCTGGTTTCTTACCTTCATATTACGAAGCTTGAAACTTGACTGGAGCAAAGTTTGATATGATCAAATTCaagttctagttttttttaaactgatcaaattcaaaaaatcaagagatctttttttaattaaacctaGATTAACCCACGCATAAACGATGTAAAGGCTCTGGTAAGGCTAAAATTACAGGCAGAGAAGATCCACCCATGTCTACCCCTAATTTTAGACAAGTCAACAGCCTAATGGGTCCGGGTTTTTTCCCTTGTTTTGCCGAAAGCAATGGTATtcttgttttgatgcaaaagcATGTCAACCCTTGCTTTTGAATAAAAACTGGTAAAGGCCCGACCATGGCACTTTACCAAACACTTTGGGCTTTTGGAGCTGTCTGTATTTTCATGTTCTGTACTTAAGCTAgagatttctaattaaaaaggGAAGTCCCAACAGATACTCAGAACCCACCTTAGATGTATAACAACAGTATCGAAAGCATCAGTGCTCTCTTATATCATAATCTCTgcataaacataatttattacaTTAATATTCCTTAAATACAATTATAGACTTCGAATTCTAATCAGTCAGTAGATTCTCTCATTCattctttcaaaaattatacCAATAGAGACACAGATAGATGGTTTCTCAactattaattctttttattctttcaagttatctaaatttaaagaatatatataatcagACCTGGATTTCTTCCCAGATGAAGAGGCGCAATCTAAATTGTAACACACACATGTAATATCTCTTTGTTtctcagttaaaaaaatatacatggtaCTCGAAAACGTATACATAATGCAGAGCTTGGCGACAGCAGGTGTGACGTGCAGATTAAGAACTTCAACCAAGCTACCCGTGGACTTGTTGAAGAACATAAAATGagcttagaaataaaaaataaagtctcCAGCATACAAGGGctataaaatatacaaatcaaCATGGAAATAGGAAATGTTGCAAGTACCTGATACCATCCTCAACAATCACGTATCTCCAATTAACAACATTCAATATTCCCACACTTACCTTGTCAACCCTAACTTTGTCACCACCATCTTTCCTACGATAGAACACCAACTTCAAATCTGCCACGATCCCACTTGTGGAATCACTAGAGCAACACCGTGGTGGTGGTAACTCCTGCGAAAACCAACCTTCGGACCCAGGAGAATATCTCACTTTCCCTTCATAATCCATCATGGTAAAAACCGCACTCCAATCTTTCAACACCacattccatgtgatttttacaTCCTCTGGCATCTCATTCATTGACGACGTCAAGCACTCATAATTATTCACtccaaaatcaaatctaaacacCCCATTatgatcaaaacaaaattcattacCAAGCTTTGCTATTTTGACGATAGGATGATTGTCCTTGGTGCCCAGAATATGGATATCAAAGATGAGACTGTCCATGGAAAATTGAGGCATGGAGGGACCTCTCACCCTGCGTTTGGCAGCAACGTATGCAATGGCATACAAACGGTGGTAAGAAACAGAAGGATGTGTCATCTTAAGGTTAGAAAGAGAAGGGTAATGACTCGAACACAAAGGTTGCCAAATATGGTCAGACGCCATGGACAAGTACCATGACTTGGACACACATGAAGCCACCCCTAAAGATTTAGGGTCAAGATGGTGAGCAAGAAGAACAAGAACCCCCCACGGTGGCGGCGATGAAGATTTGGGAGATCTAATTGACATAGCTTGGACTTGTAATCTCTTTTGGCGTTGCATTTTCAAACTAAGTTTTCGTAGTTTCTGATTCCctaatattatattgtttgcATCAATATCTGGCATGCGTTAAATTTGGAGGTGTTTTAATCACGTTGTGGTTAAGACAATGAAACACGTGTTTTAAGGTTGTTTTTCGCATGGATCTTATTGGACACGTTTACATGGGTGCGTCACCTCTGTGGTTAACACGTGCGTGATAGCTTGCACACACGCTGAGTACTAGAGGTTATACGGTTGCACGTATTACGTGGCAAATccggtgctttttttttttaagataagcAAATTATAATTGCCCCtgtattatttactttttttataaatgagtTCATATATTCTTAAGAAATCAACAAACCACACCATTTAATTTTAGAAGTATAAATTAATCTAACCTCGGAAGagttaattgatatataaactgatttgataatattttttactgtcaagttttttttaattataaattaatctctttggaaaataaattaattaataataattttaaggaaatacaaattacaaatttatagaaaaaaaatagatgttggAATGTTGGGATcgaatttagctttttttaatagaaaaattaatttcttagtttATTCGAAAAAATGATGGGGCAAAGTCTGTCTATGGTTAAAtttctatattatttatatatatcacgtaatcatttatttttagtacAGGGAATGAAGGCAATATACTTGAATATGCTTACAAGGGTGTGTTTGGTTGGAtgattcaacatgttttttattaaaattaaatctttttatttaaaattaatttttttatatttttttataatttcaatatgctgaagtcaaaaataattttaaaaaaattttattttgatgtatttacaagtgaaaagtattttaaaaggtAATCATTACTATATTCGCAAACACCTCCCTAAATGTGTGTTTGCTATTGTAATACAgagtgcttttaaaaaatattcttcactTACAAAtatgttgaaattttttatatatatatttttatttttaatattaacacataaaaaaatcaaaaattacttaaaaaatattaatttaataattttttcaatctaaatacaaaacaaacaatacacctAAGTAAAATACCATGTTTCAGGTggttgaaaaaatttataaataaatagattataaatttatatcatattaaaatcataattataaaatttagaatgaatcaagttttatattaaattaaattgaaaattaaccgggttaa
The Populus nigra chromosome 3, ddPopNigr1.1, whole genome shotgun sequence genome window above contains:
- the LOC133689471 gene encoding probable F-box protein At5g04010; translated protein: MPDIDANNIILGNQKLRKLSLKMQRQKRLQVQAMSIRSPKSSSPPPWGVLVLLAHHLDPKSLGVASCVSKSWYLSMASDHIWQPLCSSHYPSLSNLKMTHPSVSYHRLYAIAYVAAKRRVRGPSMPQFSMDSLIFDIHILGTKDNHPIVKIAKLGNEFCFDHNGVFRFDFGVNNYECLTSSMNEMPEDVKITWNVVLKDWSAVFTMMDYEGKVRYSPGSEGWFSQELPPPRCCSSDSTSGIVADLKLVFYRRKDGGDKVRVDKVSVGILNVVNWRYVIVEDGIRYLQHFLFPC